One window of the Rosa rugosa chromosome 3, drRosRugo1.1, whole genome shotgun sequence genome contains the following:
- the LOC133735224 gene encoding receptor-like protein 9DC3, producing the protein MSNNILTGLIPSSLGKLKLLESLDLSQNKLSGQIPRQLTQITFLAKFDVSHNNLSGPIPRGSQFATFESTSYEGNLGLCGDPLPKKCGNEAPQLLPSTEEENGSDFGNELDWIFVLAGSVCGLLVGRVLAVVLITRKREYFLEIVGILTRLMKKKSEKRTRRN; encoded by the coding sequence ATGTCCAACAACATTCTCACTGGTTTGATCCCCTCATCCTTGGGAAAATTAAAGTTGCTTGAATCGTTGGACCTTTCACAGAACAAACTCTCAGGGCAGATCCCTCGACAACTGACACAGATTACATTCCTTGCAAAATTCGATGTCTCTCACAACAATCTCAGTGGTCCTATTCCTCGTGGAAGCCAGTTTGCTACATTTGAGAGTACTTCATATGAAGGAAACCTGGGGTTGTGTGGAGATCCATTGCCAAAGAAATGTGGCAATGAAGCTCCTCAATTGCTACCTtcaacagaagaagaaaatggttcTGATTTTGGAAATGAATTGGATTGGATATTTGTTCTGGCAGGATCTGTGTGTGGGTTGCTAGTTGGAAGGGTTCTTGCAGTCGTCCTCATCACAAGGAAGCGTGAGTATTTCCTTGAGATTGTGGGGATACTGACCAGactaatgaaaaagaaaagtgaGAAGAGGACTCGGAGAAATTGA